CGAGGCCTGCCCTTTCAGGCTGCTACAGCTCTCTCCTGACGATGGCGCTCGAGTTGACGGCGAACTCTCATGGTTGTGAGTTCGTCAATGGGACGTCCTTGCGTGCGCGTCTGACGCGTGTGCGTCAGATCAACATAGTCTTCGTTGTCAAGGGCATCATGAATCTGATGCCACACCTTGTCAACGGACAGTCCGAATACTGCACTGCCGCTTGACATGAATGCGGACATCGATTCAGCGCTGTCACACTCGTGGACGGACTCGCCATCGCACATGATGGTCAGTGTTTCGAGGCGTGACGCTGAATGCTGAATCAGGAATTCAATGGCTCGTGTGACATTTTGAAGATTGACGCCAGCGTCGAGCAGCTTCTTCGATATGGCAAGTATGACCACGTCCTTGAATGAATACAGGCGTCGAGATCCTGAGCCGTGTGATGGCTTGATCGATGGTTCTACGATTTGCTTCCGAGCCCAGTAGTCAAGCTGACGGTAGGTTATTCCAGCAACCTTCGAGGCCACTGTCCCCCGGTAGCCTCGTGTCTGTTCCTCGTCATTGCTTGCTGAAAACAGTTCGCCTTGGATTGCATCTTCTGCATTCAGCGAATCTCGACGTTCAAGCGGAACATGAAGATGGAGTTCTGGCTGTCCCTTACGTGATGCTGCATCGGTCATCTCTGCCATCTTCTATCCCCTCGACTTGGCTATTTTGCCTGTATGCCATAGCGTGATACGGTGCACTCATAGCGGCACTCGTAATCTGCGCTATCTGTGTTCGAGTGTAATCACTGCGTATGAACAGCTAGTCCTTAACAACCGCAGATTTTGTGAAGAAAACCAAGCGGAACTTGCCGATTTGGATTTCGTCACCTGCATGCAGCTCCATGTCATCGACACGCTTACGATTCACATACGTGCCGTTGAGACTGCCTGCGTCGAGGACATGATAGACATTCCCGATCTTTCTGAAGATGGCATGCGCACGAGACACGGTTGAATCGTCAAGCAGGATATCGGCATTCTGATCACGGCCTACGCTGACCTCATCTTCATCGAGGAGATATCGTGAACCTGACACCGCTCCCCTCGTTGAGATGAGTAAAGCGGTCCCCTCTGAAAGCTTTGCTATTGTCTCCAGGTCTTCCTTGGTCAAAGGACGATCCGCTGTGGTTACTACTGGCATATTGAGAGCCGGCAGACCAATGATTGTGGTCTCGCCTGCTGTTGGAATTGGATCAGTCATAGCTGTTATTCTACCGTCTTTGCATACTTATACGTCGGGGAGCGTCGAACCTCGTCGATTTTAACACTTTCCTGCTGTTTCAACACTACTTTTGCGTTGTACTGCACCTTGAGTCTAGATCCCACTCCCCCTGCAATCTGAATCGCGTTCTGCAAGTCATCCGGGTTGCCGATGGCCTTAATCGTATAGGGTGTGGCTAGGCTGTGTCCATCTACGATAAGTCCCGATTTCGTATCCTTGATGTACGACGAGGTGACGATTCGCACGGAATTGAAGGAAATCACCTCGGCACCCGCATTTCTCAACTCTTCAATCAGCGTAAACATCGTGGAAGCATCCACGTGCGTGCTGCCTTCGGCCACGACAATCGTGATGCCTTTGCCTTCTGCTGGCAGTCTGCCAGAGAGTATTCCGTTGGTCGTCTCGTTCTGAGAAGCGATTCTGGCCGCTTCCTCCTGCTTATCAGCTGCCGATTGGATGGATTCCAGCTGCGCGTTCAGCTCACTTCTACGCTGTTCGAGTTTGTCGACCTGCGTGCTCGTCTCGTCGAGCACGCGCACCAGCTCGTCTTCACTCAAGGATTCGTATGAGGACTCGGTGTTGCGCACCTGGGCAACGTATCCAAACCCCAGCAGGGCACAGAGCAGGGCAACCAACACACTGCTGACGAACCTCGCTCTTTTGGCATCGTTCCGTTGGCGGTGAGGTGGCTTTCTCCGCACAATCGGGAACGACCCGGTGTCGGTGGTGTCATTGACCTCATCATTGCTGTTCCTGCGGCGAGAGCCAGGCATCGCAGCATGAAGCTCTCGACGGCCATGCTGTACGTAATGTTCGTAATGTTCGTGATGTGTTTGTGCCATGGTCAGCCCTTAAAGATGAATCGACGTATGGCAGAAACATTGGAAAAGATACGAATGCCGAGCACTACGATGACCGCTGTGGAAAGCTGCGATCCGACACCAAGCTGATTGCCGAGCAACACCAGCAGGGTTGCCGTGATGACGTTCGAAAGGAAGGAAATGACGAACACCTTGTCAGAAAAGCTTCGTTCGAAGAATGAGCGTGCCGCACCCAGCAGCGCATCGAGGGCAGCAACGACCATGATCGGCAGATATGGCTGCAGGACGATGGGTATGTCGGGTTGCAAGAAGATTCCAAAAACCACGCCTGCGATTAAACCTATGACTGCGGCCATGCTATTCGCTCCTTTTCGCATATGACAAATCAGGTGTACCAGCGCTGCTGTTCATCGTAATCATATGCTCTTTCGACAGCTGGGGATGGATTCCCGCCTTGTTCAGCGTGCCATAGAATCCCTTCTGCTCAGAGCTGCTCATGTCAGCTTTCAGGGTGTCAGCATCGCCTATGGCGGTTATCGTATAGGGACTTTGTATGGAATTGAGTCCAACGAGAATCGTGGTGCCTGCCGTGCGCACGGAAGTCTGGACACCTACTCGATAGCCATTGATGGAGATGGCTTCCGCACCGGAGGCCCACAGTCTAGAGACGAATTGCTGGAGGTCGATGTCAGTGATGACACGAATATTGTCGTTGTCGGTATCGTTGGATCCTGCTGCGCCAGTCGCTGCTATGGGATCGGCAAGGCTGATCGAAATGCCGTCACCCTCGACCTTCGTGAATCCATTGAGCAGATTGTCCGCATCGACGGTTGGATCGTTGCTGTCGCCGCCAACCTGAGCGGAGAGCGAGTCTATCTGACTGCGGAGCTTGGTAATCTGACCGTTCATCGTATTGTATTCCTTGGTTTCAGATTCGACCTGGGATATGAGCTTCTCGCGAATCTTGCTCCTCGGATCGGCATGCAGTTCGCGAACGATCACCGATCCAGCCAATCCAACGGCGAGGCATATAAGAAATACCAGCAGTCTGGACATCCATACCTGCAATGGTCCTCGCTGATCATGAACCAATGTGGCATCGCTGAACATCGGGTCAAGCGAACGGTTGGTCAGGTCATCGATGAGGCGCAGTGATTCATCGTCAATCCTTCTGCGACGGTTGCGGATGTCCGAAACCGTATCTGGCAGCCGGTCTACATGCCTTTCGGCAAGAAGCGAGACACTGCTCGAGAAGACGACTCTGCGATGGTACGGCATTCTGCCTGGACCGACTGCAAAGGACTTGGGGCGCTGCTGATCATTCATGACGTCGTTCTTCGCGCATCAGTGATATTCCCTGACGAATGTAGAGGATGCCTGCAAACCAGTAGAAGAACACGCCCCACAGTACGACTGCGAGAGAGAGGAGATGAAGAATGCGAAATATCGAACCGGGCCAGGCATCGGCGACGATCAGTGCCGGAATGCCCAGCATGAGCAGAGCCGTGCCAGTCTTTCCAGCGAAATGAACTGGCAGTGGACCATAGTCATATTGCGCAAGAATGAGTATGAGTCCAGCCATCAGCAGATCACGCAGTCCTACGACAATGAGCAGCCACCACGGCAAGATATGCGACACGCCCAAGGCAAGGATGGTGAAGAAAATCAGCATGCGATCCGCAATCGGATCAAGCATCTGACCCGCCTTGCTGACCTGATTGAAACGCCTGGCAATGTAGCCGTCAATGCCGTCAGACAAGGCCGACACAAAGATAAGCAGCAGTGAAAGCACCAGATGCCGGTGAGACACCAGCACTGTGATGAACGGAATGCATGCGATGCGCATCAGGCTGATCGCATTGGGAATCGTCCAAATCGTGTCTTTGGCTTCGGGGCTGTATTTGCTTTCCATTGTGGGGTCCTGGGAGGTCATACTCACATTCTCGATGCTTGCAGTGCGGTTACTATAATGGCACGCGCTCCAACATCATAGAGTTTATCCATCAAGGCGTTCACGGTTTCCTTAGGGACCATCACACGCACGGCAGACCACTGCCTGTCATGCAGATGTGAAACGGTTGGCGACTCGAAGCCAGGAGTGATATCGACTGCCTCCTGAACCTTCTCTGTGGGAATATCGTAGTCCATCAAGACATAATGATGGGCGGTGAGCACTCCCTGCAGCCTGCGGCTGAACTTGATCATGCGTTCATCGTCAACCTTGACGCGAGGGGAACGTATGAGAATGCCTTCGGAATGCAGAATCGGATCGGAGAAAATTCTCAGGCCTGCATTGCGCATCGTCGTTCCCGTCGAAACCACGTCGGCAATCAGGTCAGCGACGCCCAGATGCACCGAAGACTCGACGGCACCGTCCAAGTGAATGATCTCAGCATCGATGCCACGCTCCTTGAGGTAGTCACCGACAAGCTTGTCATACGAGCTGGCGACCCGCTTGCCATTGATGTCAGCGAGTTCCTTGATGTCTGAATCTTCGGGTGAGGCAAAACGGAATGTTGACGCGCCAAATCCGAGCTTGAGATGTTCGACTGCGGCCGTGCCTGAATTCAGCAGTAGGTCACGGCCGGTAATGCCGACATCGACGGTTCCACGCCCCACGTATACGGCAATGTCAAGCGGACGCAGATAAAACAGTTCTATATCGTTGTCATGGTCCTCGACGACCAGTTGACGCGGATTCGTTCTCAGTCTGTATCCGGCCTCTTCCAGCATGCTCCATGATGGCTGCGAGAGCATTCCCTTGTTTGGCACTGCGATTCTTAACATCAATCCTCCTCTGCACAGTCTGAAACGCATTGTTTGCGTAACCCTATGCGGCTGCTTCTTTGAATGTGCTCACACATTCTCTCTGAAATGGTTGCCTGTAAGAATCACAGATGCTTGTACACGTCTTCGATGCTGATGCCACGATCGATCATCATGACCTGCACGTGATACAGCAGTTGGCTCATTTCTTCGGCAGTGCGGTCTGCACCTTCGTATTCGGCGGCCATCCAGGTCTCCCCTGCTTCTTCGATGATCTTCTTGCCGATGAAGTGCGTTCCCTTGGCAAGTTCCCCTACTGTGAGCGATCCTTCCTGCTTGGAGGCCGACTTCTCTGAGAGTTCCTTGAACAATGATTCAAATGTCTTCATGCTGACTTTCCCAAATACAAATCAAATACAAATACTTGTCTGTGATACGAATACAACTCACCGGTGATGGCGAGTTCAATCCTTGTATGCTGCCTGTGCAAGATCCCTGATGGTATCGATTGCCTTCGCACGATTTGACGAACCGTATACTGCCGAACCCGCGACAAGAACATCGGCACCTGCCTCGGCGACGATATGAGCCGTGGACGTGCTCACACCTCCATCGACCTGAATATGCGTGCTCAGGCCACGACGGGTGATTTCATCGCGAAGGCGTCGAACCTTGAGGGCTTGACTGGTGAGGAACTTCTGACCTCCGAAGCCAGGTTCGACGGTCATGATCAGGATCATGTCGAATTCGTCAAGAATGTCGAAGATTGGTTCGACGGCTTCTGCCGGCCGCACGGCGTAACAGGCCTTGACACCCATGTCATGCAGTTGGTGAGCAAGGCGAACGGGGGCGTGGGTCGCTCCCATATGGAAGGAGACCGAGCTGACGCCAAGCTTCGCATATTCTGGTGCCCAACGATCTGGATCCTCAATCATGAGATGAACATCGACTGGAAGATCGGTCACTTGGCAGATTCTCTCGACAATGGGTTCACCCATGGTCAGATTCGGGACGAAATGATGATCCATGATATCGACGTGAACCATATCGGCATGGTCTATTGCGTGAATATCACGTTCGAGGTTTGCAAAATCGGCGGAAAGAATGCTTGGCGCTATCTGAATATTCATATCATCCATTCTAAGCAATACGAAAGACGAGCGAGTACGTGTCAAGCCTACTCATGCTTCTCGGATGACGTTTCGTCCGATTTCGCGCTCGTCTGCGAGTCACCACTGTCATGGCTTTCAGATGAGTCGATCCGCGACGCAGCAGCCTCGTCCGCCTTCGGCTTTGTGCCGGTGTCACTTGGCTTTGGTGAGTGTGTCGAAGTTGAGTCCCCCTGTTCACGTGACTCAAGTTCGGTGACGGTGCGCAGTTTCTCGGACAACAGATCCGTGGATTTACCGTATCTCTGAATCAGGATGAAGGCGAACACGCCGAGAATGAAGCAGACCATGGATACCCATACATTGATGCGGACACCGAGGAATTCGTGTGCGAAATCTATGCGCAGCATTTCAATCCAGGTGCGACCCGCCGTGTACCACATCACATATATGGCAAACAGAGAACCCGCCTTGAGCACCTTCGAAGCCTTGCGGCCGATCCAGAGAATAAGCGCGGCACCAATGAGATTCCATATCATCTCATACAGAAACGTCGGCTGGAACAGGGTCCCGGTTGGGCATGAGGAACCGTCATAGCACAGTTCGCTGCCACCTATGGCCGTGCCGGTGACGTTAAGCTTGAGTCCCCATGGCAATGGCGTTGGCGCACCGTAGAGTTCCTGGTTAAACCAGTTGCCCAGGCGACCGATGGCCTGTGCCACCAGAAGGGCTGGTGCGATCACATCACTGAGGAGAGCCATGGGATAGTGACGATGCCTGCACCATACCCATGCGGCAAGAGCTCCCAGCACGACCGCTCCCCAGATGCCCAACCCTCCATTCCAAATGCGGAACATGTCCACCCAATCACCGGTTGGGCCAAAGAAACGTTCAGGAGTGGTGATGATGTGATAGATTCGCGCTCCTACGATGCCGGCAGGAACCGCGCACAGGGCGATGTCAAGAATCTGATCGCCGATGCCGCCAACTTTCTTCCAACGCACGGTTGCTATCCATACAGCGACGACAATGGCCGCCAGCATGGTCAAGGCATAGAAGTGTATGGTCAGCGGTCCGATCGAGAACTGTGAAATCGACGGTGACGGAATATAGGCTAAGTTCATGACTCCCCATTCAATTGACTGTTATGAAGTTCCGAGAGCGTGCATGCTCACACAGGGATTGCAGACAAGCTCGAAGTCTAGCCTCGCGCTGTATGTATCGCATCGGCCAATGCTCGTGTCGTCTGTGCCAGATCGGCCAGACCCTGTTCCTGAGGCTTGACATGCTTGCCCGTGTCATCCAGCAATTGGTGCACCAAGGCAGACCCTACGATAACGCCATCGGCATAGCTGCCCACCTTGGCGCCCTGCTCCGGGGTGGACACGCCGATACCCACGCAGACATGGTCGGCACCTGCCTGACGTGTGCGTTCGACAAGCAGTTCAGGTGAGGACGATATCGTGGTCCTTTCACCAGTCACGCCCATGCGCGAGGCCGCATAGACGAAGCCACGAGCATTGTTGGCCACGATGGCAAGCCTGTCTGCCGTGGAATCCGGCGACACCAGAAATACCCTATCCAGACCGTAGCGCTCCGAAGCTTCAATCCACTCCCCTGCCTCGTCGGGTATCAAATCAGGTGTGATCAGTCCAGCTCCGCCCGCATTCGAAAAATCTCTGGCAAAGCGTTCGACACCATAATGGAAGATCAGATTCCAGTAGCTCATGATCAGCGGCACGCCACCGGCCTTCGCGACGGTTTCGACCGCGTCGAAAACTCCGGCGATGTGCTCGCCGTTGTCCAAGGCAATATGAGAGGCTGCCTGGATGACTGGACCATCCATGACCGGATCAGAGTATGGCAAACCGATCTCCACAATATCGACGCCATGGTTGACCAGCGTCTCAAAGGCCTTCAGCGAGTATTCCTTATCAGGGAAACCGTAGGGAAGGTAGGCGATGAATGCTGGTGAATTCTTGTCAGCCAGCGTCTGCAGCCTCGATGCGGTCTTGCTCGGCGTGTTGGTGAACCCCAGTGGTTGAGTATGACGAGCATCAGAAGGTGCGCCAGCAGGTGCTGTGGCAGCTTGTGACGATTCGAAGCCCTTGTGTGTGTCAGTCATGTCGATCACTCTTCTCCATCAACGCTGTTGCCGTGGGCGCCATTGGCATCCAGAGCCTTGCTTTGTTCATCGGTAAGGAAGCCGAACCATTTTCCGGCAGTTGCCACATCCTTGTCGCCTCGACCAGAAATGTTGACGACAAGCACGGGGTTTTCTACACCCTTGTCTATCAGATCCTGCGCAGCCTTGTACGCACCAGCCACGGCATGAGATGATTCGAGCGCCGGAATGATGCCCTCGCTGCGAGACAGATCCAAGAACGCGCTCATGGCTTCCTTGTCGGTTGCATAATCGTAATGCACCCTGCCAATATCCTTCAGCCATGCATGTTCTGGTCCAACCGAAGCGTAATCAAGTCCGGCTGAAATCGAATAGGTGTCCAAGGTCTGGCCTTCGGCATTTTCAAGCAGATAGGATTTAGCGCCCTGGAATACGCCGAGCTGCCCGGTTCCCTCGGTCAGCCGAATGGCATGGTCGCCTGATTCAGGGCCGTTGCCACCAGCCTCATAGGCATAGAGCCGAACTCGTTCGTCATCGAGGAATGCGTTCATGATGCCAATGGCGTTGGAACCTCCGCCGACGCAGGCAATCACCGCATCGGGATGTTCGATGCCATAGTCATCCTGCAGCTGTTCCTTTGCCTCTTCTCCAATGATTTTCTGGAAGTCCCTCACCATGGTGGGGAACGGGTGCGGTCCGGCGACAGTTCCCAGCAGATAATGCGTGTCTTCAACGTTGGTTACCCAGTCGCGCAACGCTTCATTGATGGCATCCTTCAGAATGCGCGTGCCCTGGGTCACCTCGACCACCTCGGCACCAAGCATGCGCATGCGAGCTACGTTCAAGGCCTGACGTCGTGCATCGATCTGACCCATGTAGATGCGGCACTTCAAACCGAGCAGGGCACACACGGTAGCTGTGGCAACGCCGTGCTGACCTGCTCCAGTCTCAGCGATGACGCGATGCTTGCCCATGCGCTTGACCAGCAGACCCTGTCCGAGTGCGTTGTTGATCTTATGAGCCCCGGTATGGTTCAAGTCCTCTCGTTTGAGGAATACTCGTACCGGAGCGCTCACCTTGTCGCTGACGAGCTTCGCAAAACGAGGTGCCTCGGTCAATGCCGATGGGCGCCCAACATACTGCTTGGACAGTCGAGCGAACTCCTGATGGAACTCTGGATCAGCCTTTGCCTGCTTGTATACGTTTTCAAGCTCGTCAAGGGCATGAATCAAAGCCTCCGGGACATATCGTCCACCGTATTGTCCGAAATATGGACCCTCATGGGTACTGAGCGGCAGACTTTCTGATTGCTTCACGACTTTTCCTCCTTCAACGAGTCGACTGACGGCAAGTTCATGATCGCCAGCAGTCGCAACTCCTTCTCCGACCAGAACGGCATCTGCACCTGCTCTGGCATACATGTCGAGTTCCTTGATACCGAACACGCCTGATTCGGCAACGCGGATGACGTTTTCAGGCAGCTTGGCAGCCAAAGCCTTGTATTTGGTGACATCCACGGACAGATCTTTGAGATTGCGTGCATTGATGCCGATTATTCTCGCTCCGGCTGCCACTGCCCTATCGATCTCTTCGCGAGTATGAGTTTCGACAAGCGCACTGAGACCCAGCGAGTGTGCCAGTTCGAGCAGTTCGCGAAGCTTGTCATCTTCGAGGGCAGCGACTATCAGCAACACCACATCCGCGCCATGCGCCCGGGCTTCCCATATCTGGTACTGGGTGACGATGAAGTCCTTGTTGAGCACGGGAATCTGTACCGCTTGCCGCACGGCATCGAGGTCATCAAAGCTTCCCAGAAAGCGACGACGCTCGGTGAGCACCGAAATGGCGCTTGCACCACCGCGCTGATATTGCAATGCCAATGCTGCAGGGTCTTCGATATCGGCAAGATGACCCTTTGATGGCGAGGCACGCTTGATTTCAGCGATGATGGGAATGGAATCAGGCTGTCGAAGCCATCGAGTGGCATCCAAGGGCGTGCTCGTCATATTCCTCACCTGCTGTTGAAGCTGGGTCAAGGAAAGTCTGGCCTCACGTTCGCGCTGATCAGCTAACGCTCCTGCGACCAATTCATCTAGGACTGACATCATTCACCTCGCTATTCCACTCAATGTTCTTGCAACTTCTTTATGGAGACCGTATGTCTCACACATGTCATGTCTGGCAGTAATCACGTCTTGCAGTTCATTGCACTCACTGGTCATTGGACTCACTTGCAGACCATTAGATCTGCGTCAACTGTGCCGCAATCTGCACGGCTTCGACGGATGCCTCTGCCTTGTTGCGTGTTTCCTGCCATTCGTTTTCAGGAACCGAATCCAGCACGATGCCGGCACCAGCCTGCACGCTCGCCTTATGATCTCGAATGAAAGCGGTCCGAATCGCTATGGCCATATCCATGTTGCCAGAAAAGTCGAAGTAACCGACCGTGCCGCCATAGATGCCTCGATCAATGCCTTCGATATGGTCAATGATGCTGATGGCGCTCGTTTTCGGAGCCCCGCTTAACGTCCCTGCAGGGAATGCCGAGGTGAACACATCAAAGGTCGATGCACCCGGTGAAAGCTTTCCGGTTACTGTCGAAGCGATATGCATGATATGGCTGAATCGCTTGATGTCCATCAGCGAGACGACGCTCACCGTCGAAGGATCGCAGACACGCGAAAGGTCGTTGCGAGCCAAATCAACCAGCATGATATGTTCGCTGCGCTCCTTTGGATCGGCCAACAGTTCCTTGGCCAGACGCTGATCCTCTTCAGGGGTTGCACCCCTGGGACGAGAGCCAGCTATCGGGAAGGTCAGTGCCTGACCACGGTCCACCTTGATTAACGTTTCCGGACTGGAACCGATGACATTGAAATCCCTGCCCTGAGCATCCGTCAAGGCGAAGAAGTACATATAAGGGCTGGGATTGAGCGTGCGCAGCACCCGATAGATGTCGAATGGCCGTGAAGGGGCATCAAGATCAAGTCGTTGCGATATCACCACCTGGAATGCGTCACCATCGATGACGTGCTGCTGTGCCCTTGCAACCCATTGCTCGTAATCGCTTTTGGCTGTGCGGAACCTGAGCTTGGGTCTGGGCTTAGCTGCATCAATACTACCGATGTATGCCACTGACTGGGCAGGATGCGCTGCATCGTTCTGCATGGCATTGAGCCGAGCGACAGCCTCGTCATAAGCGTCATCCGCACGTGTTGGCCGGTCGTCGATATTGACTGCATTGGCAATCATCCAGACAGATCCGCTGAAATGGTCGACTACGGCAATGTCGGTTGCCAGTGCGAGCACGAGTTCAGGCTGACCGGTTTCGTTTACCGCATCGTGGGGAAGCTTCTTCTCCCAGTGACGCGTTGCATCCCAGCCGACGGTGCCGACCAGTCCACTGGTCAGGTTGGGAAGTCCGTCCACTTCTGGAGCCTTGAGAATATTCAGCGTCTCGCGTGCGACATCGATGACGTAGCCATGCTGCGGAACTCCGGCTGGCACTCGTCCGAGCCAGTCCGCCTCACCCTGGTTTGAGCGCAGCTGCGCTATGGAATGCACGCCAATGAACGAGTAGCGATTCCATGAACCGGCATGATCGGCGGTTTCGAGGATGAAGCTGCCACTTCGACCGTGGGCAAGCCGCTCATAGAAGCCGACCGGTGTCAGCGTGTCCCCGAGCAATCTCCTGACAATCGGGATGATGCGGTATCCGGCATCGGCAAGACGGTGGAATTCGTCGCGATCTGGCCATGTTGAGCCCCATTGCAGATTCTTGACACTGCAGCGAGGGTCATGGGAAGCTCGTTCATCTCTGTTGGGAACGTCATTGCCTGGCCGTTCAGCATTGCTCATCAGACACTCTTCTCTTCGTTACTGCGCGTTCCAACGACAACGGGTAAAGGTCCACCGGAAAGGAAGCATGTACGTGCGCCCGTATGGCATGCTGCTCCGACCTGATCGACTTCGACAAGAATGGCATCGCCATCGCAGTCAAGATTGAAGGCCTTGACATACTGCACATGTCCCGATGTGTCGCCCTTGCGCCAGAATTCCTGACGCGACCGAGACCAGAAGGTTACTCGGCCTGTGGTCAATGTGCGACGGACGGCTTCATCGTTCATATATCCGACCATCAGCACTTCTTTGCTGTCATATTGCTGAATGACGGCGGCAACGAGACCTTTCGCGTCATGCTTCAGCCGTTGCTGAATGCGTGGATCCAGACTGTCGGAGTTGTCATATTGCACATCGCTTGTATGTTGCGTGGTTTCCTTCAATGTATTCACACCCTGATTCATGCGAGCGGCACCGTGCCGGGCTACTCATGCTTCGTGTTTCAATTGCTGTACAGTCTAGAGTTTTGCCATCGAAATGGAGTGAAGTGTCTCACGGTGATTCCTATCTGACCTGATACCCAGCATCGTGCAAGGCATGTTTTACCTGCGCGATGGTGATGATTCCATAATGGAACACGGATGCTGCCAACACGGCATCGGCACCTGCGGCTACGGCAGGAGGGAAATCCTCGACCTTGCCCGCACCGCCGCTGGCAATGAGCGGGATGCTGACTTCTTTGCGCACTGCGGCAATCATCTCAAGATCGAAGCCATTCTTGGTACCATCCGCATCCATCGAGTTGAGCAGCATTTCCCCAGCTCCCAGCTCCTCCGCACGTTTGACCCACCAGAGCGCATCGATGCCGGTGCGTTTGCGACCACCCATGGTCGTGACCTCGAAGCCGGATTGCGTATGCTGCGTGCCCTGCTCGCGTCGGGCATCGATGGACAGCACGATCACCTGGCTGCCGAAGCGATTGGAAATGTCGGAAATGAGTTGAGGATTGTTGATCGCTGCCGTGTTCACGCCAATCTTGTCAGCTCCGCAGCGCAGGAGAGAATCAACGTCCTCGATGCTGCGCAC
This Bifidobacterium sp. WK041_4_12 DNA region includes the following protein-coding sequences:
- the trpA gene encoding tryptophan synthase subunit alpha, coding for MTDTHKGFESSQAATAPAGAPSDARHTQPLGFTNTPSKTASRLQTLADKNSPAFIAYLPYGFPDKEYSLKAFETLVNHGVDIVEIGLPYSDPVMDGPVIQAASHIALDNGEHIAGVFDAVETVAKAGGVPLIMSYWNLIFHYGVERFARDFSNAGGAGLITPDLIPDEAGEWIEASERYGLDRVFLVSPDSTADRLAIVANNARGFVYAASRMGVTGERTTISSSPELLVERTRQAGADHVCVGIGVSTPEQGAKVGSYADGVIVGSALVHQLLDDTGKHVKPQEQGLADLAQTTRALADAIHTARG
- the trpB gene encoding tryptophan synthase subunit beta, translating into MSVLDELVAGALADQREREARLSLTQLQQQVRNMTSTPLDATRWLRQPDSIPIIAEIKRASPSKGHLADIEDPAALALQYQRGGASAISVLTERRRFLGSFDDLDAVRQAVQIPVLNKDFIVTQYQIWEARAHGADVVLLIVAALEDDKLRELLELAHSLGLSALVETHTREEIDRAVAAGARIIGINARNLKDLSVDVTKYKALAAKLPENVIRVAESGVFGIKELDMYARAGADAVLVGEGVATAGDHELAVSRLVEGGKVVKQSESLPLSTHEGPYFGQYGGRYVPEALIHALDELENVYKQAKADPEFHQEFARLSKQYVGRPSALTEAPRFAKLVSDKVSAPVRVFLKREDLNHTGAHKINNALGQGLLVKRMGKHRVIAETGAGQHGVATATVCALLGLKCRIYMGQIDARRQALNVARMRMLGAEVVEVTQGTRILKDAINEALRDWVTNVEDTHYLLGTVAGPHPFPTMVRDFQKIIGEEAKEQLQDDYGIEHPDAVIACVGGGSNAIGIMNAFLDDERVRLYAYEAGGNGPESGDHAIRLTEGTGQLGVFQGAKSYLLENAEGQTLDTYSISAGLDYASVGPEHAWLKDIGRVHYDYATDKEAMSAFLDLSRSEGIIPALESSHAVAGAYKAAQDLIDKGVENPVLVVNISGRGDKDVATAGKWFGFLTDEQSKALDANGAHGNSVDGEE
- a CDS encoding chorismate-binding protein, which encodes MSNAERPGNDVPNRDERASHDPRCSVKNLQWGSTWPDRDEFHRLADAGYRIIPIVRRLLGDTLTPVGFYERLAHGRSGSFILETADHAGSWNRYSFIGVHSIAQLRSNQGEADWLGRVPAGVPQHGYVIDVARETLNILKAPEVDGLPNLTSGLVGTVGWDATRHWEKKLPHDAVNETGQPELVLALATDIAVVDHFSGSVWMIANAVNIDDRPTRADDAYDEAVARLNAMQNDAAHPAQSVAYIGSIDAAKPRPKLRFRTAKSDYEQWVARAQQHVIDGDAFQVVISQRLDLDAPSRPFDIYRVLRTLNPSPYMYFFALTDAQGRDFNVIGSSPETLIKVDRGQALTFPIAGSRPRGATPEEDQRLAKELLADPKERSEHIMLVDLARNDLSRVCDPSTVSVVSLMDIKRFSHIMHIASTVTGKLSPGASTFDVFTSAFPAGTLSGAPKTSAISIIDHIEGIDRGIYGGTVGYFDFSGNMDMAIAIRTAFIRDHKASVQAGAGIVLDSVPENEWQETRNKAEASVEAVQIAAQLTQI
- the hisI gene encoding phosphoribosyl-AMP cyclohydrolase; this translates as MNQGVNTLKETTQHTSDVQYDNSDSLDPRIQQRLKHDAKGLVAAVIQQYDSKEVLMVGYMNDEAVRRTLTTGRVTFWSRSRQEFWRKGDTSGHVQYVKAFNLDCDGDAILVEVDQVGAACHTGARTCFLSGGPLPVVVGTRSNEEKSV
- the hisF gene encoding imidazole glycerol phosphate synthase subunit HisF, with protein sequence MSLAIRVIPCLDVDAGRVVKGVHFENLRDAGDPVELAAEYYRQGADELTFLDVTASSSHRNTMIDVVTRTAEQLFIPLTVGGGVRSIEDVDSLLRCGADKIGVNTAAINNPQLISDISNRFGSQVIVLSIDARREQGTQHTQSGFEVTTMGGRKRTGIDALWWVKRAEELGAGEMLLNSMDADGTKNGFDLEMIAAVRKEVSIPLIASGGAGKVEDFPPAVAAGADAVLAASVFHYGIITIAQVKHALHDAGYQVR